One stretch of Oceanipulchritudo coccoides DNA includes these proteins:
- a CDS encoding tRNA (mnm(5)s(2)U34)-methyltransferase, which translates to MTPLTEIAQQAWLSYLRPGAWAIDATAGNGLDTEFLARAVSETGRVFAYDIQDAAIKSTAGRLDKAGLLSRVTLIKADHAELSGHLPCSSHSRIDLICFNLGYLPSGDHSVTTRPLTTLRAIKESLKLLKPSGALSIMAYRGHAGAMEETEAVEHFVATLPQPWTCRQFVETGSKERPGPVWWLIAQEEFTPRSV; encoded by the coding sequence ATGACTCCTCTCACTGAAATTGCCCAACAGGCATGGCTCTCCTACCTGCGTCCGGGCGCATGGGCTATCGACGCTACGGCTGGCAACGGGCTGGATACGGAATTCCTTGCCCGGGCGGTCTCTGAAACGGGGCGGGTCTTTGCCTATGATATTCAGGACGCCGCCATCAAGTCGACAGCTGGCAGGCTGGACAAGGCGGGCTTGCTGAGCCGGGTTACGCTCATTAAGGCGGATCACGCGGAACTTTCGGGACACTTGCCATGCAGTAGCCATTCGCGGATTGATCTGATTTGCTTCAATTTGGGATATCTCCCCAGTGGGGATCACTCTGTGACCACGCGACCCTTAACAACCCTGCGGGCCATCAAGGAATCCCTGAAATTATTGAAGCCCTCAGGAGCCCTCTCGATCATGGCCTATCGTGGACATGCCGGGGCCATGGAAGAGACCGAGGCAGTTGAGCATTTTGTCGCGACCTTGCCACAGCCCTGGACCTGCCGGCAATTTGTGGAAACCGGCAGCAAAGAGCGCCCGGGTCCCGTCTGGTGGCTGATTGCACAAGAGGAATTCACTCCTCGGTCAGTGTGA
- a CDS encoding antitoxin: MRTTLTLDPDVEQYIREACHKRKASFKRVVNDALRASLKPVTGPEPTLLKPRSMGLAPGIDHRRLSELADELELEAHLAAEDPKAYNRGKS, encoded by the coding sequence ATGCGCACAACACTGACATTGGATCCGGATGTCGAACAGTACATTCGTGAGGCCTGCCATAAACGGAAGGCCAGTTTCAAGCGTGTTGTAAACGACGCCTTGCGAGCCTCTCTGAAACCGGTAACCGGCCCTGAGCCCACTCTCCTCAAGCCGCGTTCAATGGGACTGGCTCCTGGAATCGATCACAGGCGTTTGAGCGAGCTGGCTGACGAACTTGAATTGGAGGCACATCTGGCAGCGGAAGACCCAAAAGCGTACAATCGCGGGAAATCATGA
- a CDS encoding TA system VapC family ribonuclease toxin: MIIPDVNLLLYTVNVDSPDHAAAYRWWEELLHSGAPIGLYSGVAFSFVRLSTNRRVFTHPLMVGEAFAYIQNWLEFSVVNWVDATLEDLPVAENLLQVAGTGGNLVSDAQIAAAAIRLGGTVFSVDSDFGRFPKVKWQNPLGK, from the coding sequence ATGATAATCCCGGACGTCAACCTTCTGCTGTATACGGTCAACGTGGACAGTCCCGACCACGCAGCAGCTTACCGATGGTGGGAGGAATTGCTGCATAGCGGCGCTCCGATCGGCCTCTACTCAGGGGTTGCCTTCTCATTTGTTCGGTTATCCACGAATCGCCGGGTTTTCACACACCCTCTCATGGTTGGGGAAGCCTTTGCCTATATTCAGAACTGGCTGGAATTCTCAGTAGTCAACTGGGTGGATGCCACCTTGGAAGACCTGCCTGTCGCCGAAAATCTGCTACAAGTGGCGGGAACTGGCGGCAATCTGGTTAGCGATGCTCAGATTGCAGCCGCAGCAATCCGTCTCGGGGGAACAGTGTTCAGCGTCGATTCAGACTTCGGACGCTTTCCGAAAGTCAAGTGGCAGAATCCTCTGGGCAAGTAA